The following is a genomic window from Solanum stenotomum isolate F172 chromosome 4, ASM1918654v1, whole genome shotgun sequence.
TTATTGGTTCAAACTTCAAAGTTTTCAATCTTGAACACATTATATTCTTAAAGTTATAGGtttatatatactatttatTGCAATTTTAGTGGATGTTGACACATAAATTAATGCTCCGCAAAAAGTATTGTGTTTCAATGAATCTAGTACCTTAAAGCTCCATTCACCTCTGCTTGTTTAGTATGTGATACACTTTCAAATGTAACCCCCAAATATTACTTCAAACAAAATTTACTGTAGATTTATAAAAGTTTAAGGTGCTCTAATGATGCATGAAGTTCATCGTGTGACAATCTTCAAGACTAGGTAAAGAAATCTCATGTTTATTCTattgaagagaagaaaaaggagaatAAAAGCTGAAGAAGaaataagagaagaaaaagggaaaaaaggcTGAACAAGAAATGGTCACAGCAGgttgaacttgaagaagaaagaatggGGAAAAAAAAGAACTGCCAGCAAATACACACTCACTTGCTTTTTACAACTCTGTCACATTCTTTTATTGACctatgataaaaaaattctcATGTATAGGCGGTTTTTAATGAGCTCTGCAAAATATTGGATCCTGGGAAGCCTTCTTTTACACCGAAAAAAGGGAAACCTAGTATTGTCATGTTTGTTGGTTTGCAAGGTGAGTTGATACAACTTTGTACTCTAGATTTATATCATATGATACCTTAGCAATTTGGTGAATATCACTTAGCTAAGTCACTTTCAAAGTGGCTATAGGAATTTGAGTGAAGACAAGCCTAATCCCCTTCCATTTTTCTCGTTCTTCTTTTTCACTGTTTAAAATGGATgcccttatttatttattatttattattgtagGGTCTGGAAAAACAACAACATGTACAAAGTATGCGTATTACCACCAGAAAAAAGGTTGGAAACCAGCTTTAGTGTGTGCTGATACATTTAGAGCTGGTGCTTTCGATCAATTGAAGCAGAATGCCACAAAAGCCAAGATACCCTTTTATGGGAGGTATCTCCTCTTCTCAATCTATTAGTGTTACCTTCTCTTTGCATTCTTAGAAGCTTGTGAGGCTACAATCTGTTGATCATGAATGTTCTCCATCGTACTTTCTAAAGACACTCAACGTACTGTCTAGTTAATTCAATTGATAAACAATATCACAGGCATAGGGATCACATATTTTGAAGCTAATTTAGATGAAGAATTGAAGGACAAAGTGTGAGCTGCGTTTTTTCTTTGCCAAGACTTGTCAAAGAGATCACTTATTGTGAGAAAtacctattctaagtaggattgTATATACCTATTCCTATTAtaacatttatattaaaaagaaaaacttttcaAAGAGATTAAAGTCAATAGCTGTCAGCTGACCCGTGATCAGTATGCAACGTGTAAGAATATGAAATATTTCCTTCTAATTTGGCTTAGGGTTGCAtatttatttcgattcaatttttattttcaactatgGACAGAAGTCCTTAAGCTAcctgtttttttgtttttttgggaTATCTTTAAGCTAGTTTGCTCAAGAGCTCTCACCAGTGATTTCCCTCTCTCTCTTGAAATGGAAATggacattttttttaactcGTTTTTCCTAATTGCTTCAACCCTCGTGAAAAGCAGAAAGAACTTCCTCATCTANNNNNNNNNNNNNNNNNNNNNNNNNNNNNNNNNNNNNNNNNNNNNNNNNNNNNNNNNNNNNNNNNNNNNNNNNNNNNNNNNNNNNNNNNNNNNNNNNNNNNNNNNNNNNNNNNNNNNNNNNNNNNNNNNNNNNNNNNNNNNNNNNNNNNNNNNNNNNNNNNNNNNNNNNNNNNNNNNNNNNNNNNNNNNNNNNNNNNNNNNNNNNNNNNNNNNNNNNNNNNNNNNNNNNNNNNNNNNNNNNNNNNNNNNNNNNNNNNNNNNNNNNNNNNNNNNNNNNNNNNNNNNNNNNNNNNNNNNNNNNNNNNNNNNNNNNNNNNNNNNNNNNNNNNNNNNNNNNNNNNNNNNNNNNNNNNNNNNNNNNNNNNNNNNNNNNNNNNNNNNNNNNNNNNNNNNNNNNNNNNNNNNNNNNNNNNNNNNNNNNNNNNNNNNNNNNNNNNNNNNNNNNNNNNNNNNNNNNNNNNNNNNNNNNNNNNNNNNNNNNNNNNNNNNNNNNNNNNNNNNNNNNNNNNNNNNNNNNNNNNNNNNNNNNNNNNNNNNNNNNNNNNNNNNNNNNNNNNNNNNNNNNNNNNNNNNNNNNNNNNNNNNNNNNNNNNNNNNNNNNNNNNNNNNNNNNNNNNNNNNNNNNNNNNNNNNNNNNNNNNNNNNNNNNNNNNNNNNNNNNNNNNNNNNNNNNNNNNNNNNNNNNNNNNNNNNNNNNNNNNNNNNNNNNNNNNNNNNNNNNNNNNNNNNNNNNNNNNNNNNNNNNNNNNNNNNNNNNNNNNNNNNNNNNNNNNNNNNNNNNNNNNNNNNNNNNNNNNNNNNNNNNNNNNNNNNNNNNNNNNNNNNNNNNNNNNNNNNNNNNNNNNNNNNNNNNNNNNNNNNNNNNNNNNNNNNNNNNNNNNNNNNNNNNNNNNNNNNNNNNNNNNNNNNNNNNNNNNNNNNNNNNNNNNNNNNNNNNNNNNNNNNNNNNNNNNNNNNNNNNNNNNNNNNNNNNNNNNNNNNNNNNNNNNNNNNNNNNNNNNNNNNNNNNNNNNNNNNNNNNNNNNNNNNNNNNNNNNNNNNNNNNNNNNNNNNNNNNNNNNNNNNNNNNNNNNNNNNNNNNNNNNNNNNNNNNNNNNNNNNNNNNNNNNNNNNNNNNNNNNNNNNNNNNNNNNNNNNNNNNNNNNNNNNNNNNNNNNNNNNNNNNNNNNNNNNNNNNNNNNNNNNNNNNNNNNNNNNNNNNNNNNNNNNNNNNNNNNNNNNNNNNNNNNNNNNNNNNNNNNNNNNNNNNNNNNNNNNNNNNNNNNNNNNNNNNNNNNNNNNNNNNNNNNNNNNNNNNNNNNNNNNNNNNNNNNNNNNNNNNNNNNNNNNNNNNNNNNNNNNNNNNNNNNNNNNNNNNNNNNNNNNNNNNNNNNNNNNNNNNNNNNNNNNNNNNNNNNNNNNNNNNNNNNNNNNNNNNNNNN
Proteins encoded in this region:
- the LOC125862332 gene encoding signal recognition particle 54 kDa protein 2-like is translated as MVLAELGGSISRALQQMSNATIIDEKVLNECLNEITRALLQADVQFKLVRDMTTNIKKIVNLDDLAAGHNKRRIIQQAVFNELCKILDPGKPSFTPKKGKPSIVMFVGLQGSGKTTTCTKYAYYHQKKGWKPALVCADTFRAGAFDQLKQNATKAKIPFYGRYLLFSIY